Proteins co-encoded in one Brassica oleracea var. oleracea cultivar TO1000 chromosome C4, BOL, whole genome shotgun sequence genomic window:
- the LOC106340604 gene encoding transcription factor MYB28-like: MDGGEETSTARGLKKGPWTTTEDAILTEYVRKRGEGNWNAVQKNSGLLRCGKSCRLRWANHLRPNLRTGSFSPDEEKIIIELHAKLGNKWARMASQLPGRTDNEIKNYWNTRIKRRQRAGLPLYPHEIQHLGIGNDDEFEIRCFQFPNKDHPNHQNMIQYTNSSNTSPSSSSFSSSSSQPPKELCLDPLISTNPGLNQIPNMFSPYNNSFENDNNQFVFSLPFSSSSSSNELCNPDQLLELMSENLDTNVISKKDIDATSLIRDHETIPSYFSLGLDTTVLELPSNQTPTQSCTSNIMLDNNVRLDSPAGNSGLLDALLEESRALSRGGIFKDARVSSSGLCEDQDKRVKMDFENRLIDHLSSSHQSSFESNSNLYEKHNEATMLKATADDDDDMLKSLLNSFPSTTPLPDWYQTTEILKEASPSGILIGHHQGNNRVEPHKPPPSSNVDPMASLGSSYWRNIPRIC; the protein is encoded by the exons ATGGACGGTGGTGAAGAGACGTCGACGGCGAGAGGGCTGAAGAAAGGTCCATGGACGACGACAGAGGATGCGATCTTGACGGAGTACGTGAGGAAACGCGGTGAAGGTAACTGGAACGCGGTGCAGAAGAACTCAGGCTTGCTCCGGTGTGGGAAAAGCTGCCGTCTACGGTGGGCGAACCATCTCCGGCCAAATCTAAGGACAGGATCCTTTAGTCCTGATGAAGAGAAGATCATCATCGAGCTTCACGCTAAGTTGGGTAACAAATGGGCTCGTATGGCTTCTCAG TTACCTGGAAGAACTGACAACGAAATCAAAAACTATTGGAACACGAGGATAAAGAGAAGACAACGAGCTGGTTTGCCTTTATACCCTCACGAGATTCAGCATCTAGGGATTGGTAATGATGATGAGTTTGAGATTAGATGCTTTCAGTTCCCAAACAAAGACCATCCTAATCACCAAAATATGATTCAATACACTAATTCCTCTAATACTTCACCATCCTCGTCTTCATTCTCTTCATCATCTTCTCAACCTCCAAAAGAGCTGTGTTTAGATCCCTTAATCTCTACTAATCCCGGCCTTAATCAGATCCCCAATATGTTCTCTCCTTACAACAATAGCTTTGAGAATGACAATAACCAGTTTGTTTTCTCTCTTCCTTTTTCCTCATCCTCATCGTCGAATGAGTTATGTAATCCCGACCAACTTCTTGAACTCATGTCAGAGAATTTGGACACAAACGTTATCAGTAAGAAAGACATTGACGCTACGAGTCTTATTAGAGATCATGAGACGATACCGAGTTATTTCTCTTTAGGACTAGACACTACCGTCCTAGAGCTTCCTTCAAACCAAACACCGACTCAGTCGTGCACTTCTAATATTATGCTTGACAATAATGTCCGTCTTGATTCACCTGCGGGGAACAGTGGATTACTTGACGCCCTCTTGGAGGAATCTCGAGCCTTGTCTCGCGGCGGAATCTTCAAGGACGCTAGGGTTTCTTCGAGTGGTCTATGTGAGGATCAAGACAAGAGAGTGAAGATGGATTTTGAGAATCGGTTGATAGATCATCTAAGCTCTTCTCATCAATCATCATTTG AATCAAACTCTAATCTTTACGAGAAGCACAATGAGGCAACGATGTTGAAGGCAACAGCGGATGACGACGACGACATGTTGAAGAGCCTTCTCAACAGTTTCCCTTCAACCACTCCGTTACCTGATTGGTACCAGACGACAGAGATCCTAAAGGAGGCCTCACCGAGCGGAATATTGATAGGACACCATCAGGGTAATAACAGGGTGGAGCCACACAAGCCACCACCTTCTTCCAATGTAGATCCTATGGCCTCCTTAGGGTCATCCTACTGGAGAAACATACCTAGAATCTGCTAG